In the genome of Chiroxiphia lanceolata isolate bChiLan1 chromosome 17, bChiLan1.pri, whole genome shotgun sequence, one region contains:
- the C17H20orf85 gene encoding uncharacterized protein C20orf85 homolog — protein MIQGAAEGQRSNARGTPPLTERSRAPRHFVAAPGSARPSRHVVTAHTGTAPAAAAPQPASGPSWAQVEPCNFIARDNYWKKCVEKEGDAAKRWSDKWGFLKTPLEELIGDEKKDAKPKIELPEHMRIRPVTPVEKYIKVLPSPPVPKTTQGFIGWRSAVPGLELEIDHQIRSCKGALCRSLN, from the exons ATGATACA GGGAGCGGCCGAAGGACAAAGGAGCAACGCCCGAGGCACCCCGCCCCTCACGGAGCGCTCGCGCGCTCCCCGCCATTTTGTGGCCGCCcccggcagcgcccgccccTCCCGCCATGTTGTGACCGCCCACACGggcaccgcccccgccgccgctgcccctCAGCCCGCGAGCGGCCCGAGTTGGGCC CAGGTGGAGCCCTGCAACTTCATAGCGCGGGACAACTACTG gaaaaaatgcGTCGAAAAGGAAGGAGATGCTGCGAAAAGATGGTCTGACAAATGGGGGTTCTTGAAAACACCTCTTGAGGAG ttgataggagatgaaaaaaaagatgcaaagcCCAAGATAGAGCTTCCAGAACACATGCGGATTCGCCCTGTGACACCTgtggaaaaatacattaag gTGCTTCCATCTCCTCCAGTGCCTAAAACTACGCAGGGATTCATTGGCTGGAgatcagctgtgccagggctggagctggagatcGATCATCAGATCCGGAGCTGCAAAGGAGCCCTCTGCAGGAGTCTGAACTGA